One window of Saccharopolyspora phatthalungensis genomic DNA carries:
- a CDS encoding DUF397 domain-containing protein has protein sequence MKAELGGWRKSSRSGAEGDCVEVAVGFELVGVRDTKDRDGGTLVFRRSQWRSFVAGLRGE, from the coding sequence ATGAAAGCCGAGTTAGGCGGATGGCGTAAATCCAGCCGGAGTGGCGCCGAAGGCGACTGCGTCGAGGTTGCCGTGGGATTCGAGTTGGTGGGGGTTCGGGATACCAAGGATCGGGATGGCGGCACCCTGGTGTTCCGCCGTTCGCAGTGGCGGTCTTTCGTCGCCGGGTTGCGTGGCGAGTGA
- a CDS encoding type VII secretion-associated protein, translating to MSLHVSIDFGTSSTCTVVSVGGAEPQVVVIDGQPLVPSSVFAAADGTLFVGHEAERQAAVDPARFEPHPKRRIDEGELLLGSSVLKVGDVIRAVLQRAVGEARRFAGGATVDLLVLTHPADWGTVRTAELRQAATGLGKEIVMVPEPVAAAVFHSAGHGLPDGGALAVLDLGGGTVDASVVRKQGSSFQVLATRGEPNFGGADIDQALLDHVGQLVSGSDSEAWRRLVEGRDMADRRRRRVLRQDIRGAKETLSRHTYTDVPLPPPFSDAHVTRVDLEALIAGPLGKAADLVLTTLREGKVPRQQLAGVFLVGGSSRIPLVARLIHERSGVVPTTLDQPETVVARGALRAVRLDPDRSGGLAPAGAWAGASTVRAYPVVGPPSVGHPVGPGGTVGDSLSGARTVVIGGSDPTMPVARKRRRRKDRKLPWLIGAGAGVVVAAGVVATLIFTSGGEPRAEPDDPARHVAQYDYEFSYPADWKQVGGDPQKWQTLIGPQDGAQGSLVAIEEGKLGFDTDADRTRAVQQLRSEYEKRVAAGEQFSLFNASTSFAGRDVVYYREQLPDTTVEWYVLHQGQFRVSVGCKYGAVGKGDVVRACEQVIGSVKVR from the coding sequence GTGTCCCTGCACGTCTCGATCGACTTCGGCACATCGAGCACTTGCACGGTGGTGTCGGTCGGCGGTGCCGAACCACAGGTGGTAGTCATCGACGGGCAGCCGCTCGTGCCGTCCTCGGTATTCGCTGCGGCAGACGGCACGCTGTTCGTCGGGCACGAGGCCGAGCGGCAGGCCGCGGTGGACCCGGCTCGCTTCGAGCCGCACCCGAAGCGCCGCATCGACGAAGGCGAGCTGTTGCTGGGCAGCAGCGTGCTGAAGGTCGGCGACGTGATCCGGGCCGTGCTGCAACGCGCGGTCGGCGAGGCCCGCCGCTTCGCCGGTGGCGCGACCGTCGACCTGCTGGTGCTGACCCACCCGGCGGACTGGGGCACGGTGCGCACCGCCGAACTGCGGCAGGCCGCCACCGGTCTCGGCAAGGAAATCGTCATGGTGCCGGAACCCGTTGCGGCGGCGGTTTTCCACTCGGCCGGTCACGGCCTGCCCGACGGCGGCGCGCTGGCGGTGCTCGACCTCGGCGGCGGCACCGTGGACGCCAGCGTAGTGCGCAAGCAGGGGTCGTCCTTTCAGGTGCTGGCCACCCGCGGCGAACCGAACTTCGGCGGCGCGGACATCGACCAGGCGCTGCTGGATCACGTCGGCCAACTCGTCTCCGGCAGCGATTCCGAGGCGTGGCGCAGGCTCGTCGAGGGCCGCGACATGGCCGATCGCCGACGCCGCCGGGTGCTGCGGCAGGACATCCGCGGGGCCAAGGAAACCCTCTCCCGGCACACCTACACCGATGTGCCGCTGCCGCCGCCGTTCTCGGACGCGCACGTCACCCGCGTCGACCTAGAGGCGCTGATCGCCGGGCCGCTGGGCAAGGCCGCCGACCTGGTGCTGACCACCCTGCGCGAGGGCAAGGTACCTCGGCAGCAGCTGGCCGGGGTGTTCTTGGTCGGCGGGTCGAGCCGGATCCCCTTGGTGGCGCGGCTGATTCATGAGCGAAGCGGCGTGGTGCCGACCACTTTGGACCAGCCGGAAACCGTGGTGGCGCGCGGTGCGTTGCGCGCGGTGCGGCTGGATCCGGATCGCAGCGGCGGATTGGCGCCCGCCGGCGCCTGGGCCGGTGCCTCGACGGTGCGCGCCTACCCGGTCGTCGGCCCGCCTTCGGTTGGCCACCCGGTCGGCCCCGGCGGGACCGTCGGCGATTCGCTCAGCGGAGCCCGCACCGTCGTCATCGGCGGCAGCGATCCGACGATGCCGGTCGCGCGCAAGCGCCGTCGCCGCAAGGATCGCAAGCTGCCGTGGCTGATCGGCGCCGGCGCGGGCGTCGTGGTGGCCGCAGGAGTGGTCGCGACGCTGATCTTCACCAGCGGCGGCGAGCCGCGTGCCGAGCCCGACGATCCGGCCAGGCACGTCGCGCAGTACGACTACGAATTCTCCTACCCCGCGGACTGGAAGCAGGTCGGCGGCGACCCGCAGAAGTGGCAGACGCTGATCGGTCCCCAGGACGGCGCCCAGGGCTCGCTGGTCGCGATCGAGGAGGGCAAGCTCGGCTTCGACACCGACGCCGACCGGACCAGGGCGGTGCAGCAACTGCGCAGCGAGTACGAGAAACGCGTGGCCGCGGGCGAACAATTCTCGTTGTTCAACGCATCGACCAGTTTCGCCGGCCGGGACGTGGTGTACTACCGGGAACAACTGCCGGATACGACGGTCGAGTGGTACGTGCTGCACCAAGGGCAATTCCGGGTCAGCGTGGGCTGCAAGTACGGCGCCGTCGGCAAGGGCGATGTGGTGCGCGCCTGCGAACAGGTCATCGGTTCGGTCAAGGTTCGCTGA
- a CDS encoding WXG100 family type VII secretion target, with translation MAGIGADTEAIQQASVDIDEARNSVEQALQQLSGQLEGPVANWKGAAADVFRKLMEQYEESGKKILQKLDELGQNVQSSGQDYAQTQEEQAQEISKITSMLEG, from the coding sequence ATGGCTGGAATTGGTGCGGACACCGAGGCGATTCAGCAGGCGTCGGTGGACATCGACGAGGCTCGCAACTCCGTCGAGCAGGCGCTCCAGCAGTTGAGCGGCCAGCTGGAGGGGCCGGTCGCGAACTGGAAGGGCGCGGCCGCGGACGTGTTCCGCAAGCTGATGGAGCAGTACGAGGAGAGCGGCAAGAAGATCCTGCAGAAGCTCGACGAGCTGGGTCAGAACGTGCAGAGCTCCGGTCAGGACTACGCGCAGACCCAGGAGGAGCAGGCCCAGGAGATCTCCAAGATCACGAGCATGCTCGAAGGCTGA
- a CDS encoding WXG100 family type VII secretion target, whose translation MSEIAVNFAELQQASDDLQAAAQKIQGELDDLEGKIQKLVSTWEGEAVAAYQEAQKTWDQEAARMQETAAKMGMAVGAANESFQAGEKKNAGRFGG comes from the coding sequence ATGAGCGAGATTGCAGTCAACTTCGCCGAGCTCCAGCAGGCGTCCGACGACCTGCAGGCCGCCGCCCAGAAGATCCAGGGTGAGCTGGACGATCTGGAGGGCAAGATCCAGAAGCTCGTCTCCACCTGGGAGGGCGAGGCCGTGGCCGCGTACCAGGAGGCTCAGAAGACTTGGGACCAGGAAGCGGCTCGCATGCAGGAGACCGCCGCCAAGATGGGTATGGCCGTTGGTGCCGCCAACGAGTCGTTCCAGGCTGGTGAGAAGAAGAACGCCGGTCGCTTCGGTGGCTGA
- the rplM gene encoding 50S ribosomal protein L13, whose protein sequence is MRTYSPKPGEVTRAWHVIDAEDVVLGRLATQAATLLRGKHKPTYAPHIDTGDFVVIVNAEKVALTGNKREQAFHYRHSGYPGGLRKQSFGEVLQKHPERLLEKAIKGMLPKNKLGRAMGKKLKVYAGPEHPHQAQNPQPFEINAKVEK, encoded by the coding sequence GTGCGCACGTACAGCCCGAAGCCCGGCGAGGTGACTCGCGCCTGGCATGTGATCGACGCCGAGGATGTGGTGCTCGGCCGGTTGGCAACTCAGGCCGCGACGCTGCTGCGCGGCAAGCACAAGCCGACCTACGCGCCGCACATCGACACCGGTGACTTCGTCGTCATCGTCAACGCCGAGAAGGTGGCCCTCACCGGTAACAAGCGCGAACAGGCGTTCCACTACCGGCACAGCGGTTACCCCGGTGGTCTGCGCAAGCAGTCCTTCGGGGAGGTGCTGCAGAAGCACCCCGAGCGGCTGCTCGAAAAGGCGATCAAGGGCATGTTGCCGAAGAACAAGCTCGGCCGCGCCATGGGCAAGAAGCTCAAGGTCTACGCCGGTCCGGAGCACCCGCACCAGGCCCAGAACCCGCAGCCGTTCGAGATCAACGCGAAGGTCGAGAAGTGA
- the rpsI gene encoding 30S ribosomal protein S9 — protein MTDELQQEENVTPAPEETAEAAVEETTPAAVEETAEAAAPAPLPVPTGRPVQTVGRRKEAVVRVRLVPGSGGFKLNGKSLEKYFPNKVHQQLIKEPLVTVERVENFDVLATLRGGGPSGQAGALRMAIARALVAYDADDRPALKKAGMLTRDAREKERKKYGLKKARKAPQYSKR, from the coding sequence GTGACTGACGAACTTCAGCAGGAAGAGAACGTGACCCCGGCTCCGGAGGAGACCGCCGAGGCCGCGGTCGAGGAGACCACCCCCGCTGCGGTCGAGGAGACCGCCGAGGCGGCCGCCCCCGCCCCGCTCCCGGTGCCGACCGGTCGCCCGGTGCAGACCGTGGGTCGCCGCAAGGAAGCCGTCGTCCGGGTCCGGCTGGTGCCGGGCAGCGGTGGCTTCAAGCTCAACGGGAAGAGCCTGGAGAAGTACTTCCCGAACAAGGTCCACCAGCAGCTGATCAAGGAGCCGCTGGTCACCGTCGAGCGCGTGGAGAACTTCGACGTGCTGGCCACCCTGCGTGGCGGTGGCCCGTCCGGCCAGGCCGGTGCGCTGCGCATGGCGATCGCCCGTGCGCTGGTGGCCTACGACGCCGACGACCGCCCGGCGCTGAAGAAGGCCGGCATGCTCACCCGTGACGCGCGGGAGAAGGAGCGCAAGAAGTACGGCCTCAAGAAGGCACGCAAGGCGCCGCAGTACAGCAAGCGCTGA
- the glmM gene encoding phosphoglucosamine mutase: MARLFGTDGVRGLANADLTPELAMAVAAAAARVLYDRDDSQRRVALVGRDPRASGEMLAAAVTAGLASAGADVLHVGVLPTPAVAHLVAELGADLGVMISASHNPMPDNGIKLFAAGGHKLPDAVEDEIEARLSEQVDRPTGAHVGRVRDVPDAVRRYVDHLLAAAPQPLGGLKVVVDCAHGAASAAAPEAYRKAGAEVVSINAEPDGININDGVGSTHLDVLQAAVLEHGADLGIAHDGDADRCLAVDASGAVVDGDQILAILAVAMHEAGELTENTLVATVMSNLGLHLAMREHGVAVRTTAVGDRYVLEELRAGGFALGGEQSGHVVLPGHATTGDGLLTALRLMGRMSATGTPLSSLAKVMRRLPQVLVNVRVADKAAVVAAPEVTSAVAAAEAELGDTGRILLRQSGTEQLVRVMVEAPSEESAQAVAEQLAEIVAAIR; encoded by the coding sequence ATGGCTCGGTTGTTCGGTACTGACGGCGTGCGCGGATTGGCCAATGCCGATCTGACCCCGGAGTTGGCGATGGCAGTGGCCGCCGCGGCGGCGCGGGTGCTCTATGACCGGGACGACTCGCAGCGCCGGGTGGCGCTGGTGGGCCGCGATCCGCGGGCCAGCGGCGAGATGCTGGCGGCGGCCGTCACCGCGGGCCTGGCCTCGGCCGGTGCCGACGTGCTGCACGTCGGCGTGCTGCCCACCCCGGCGGTAGCGCACCTGGTCGCGGAGCTGGGCGCGGATCTCGGCGTGATGATCTCCGCATCGCACAACCCGATGCCGGACAACGGGATCAAGCTGTTCGCGGCCGGTGGGCACAAGCTCCCGGACGCCGTCGAGGACGAGATCGAGGCACGCCTGAGCGAGCAGGTCGACCGGCCCACCGGGGCTCACGTCGGCCGGGTCCGGGACGTTCCCGACGCGGTGCGGCGTTATGTCGATCACCTGCTGGCTGCGGCCCCGCAGCCGCTCGGCGGGCTGAAGGTCGTCGTGGATTGCGCCCACGGCGCGGCCTCGGCCGCGGCCCCGGAGGCATACCGCAAGGCGGGTGCCGAGGTGGTCTCGATCAATGCCGAGCCCGACGGCATCAACATCAACGACGGCGTCGGCTCGACCCACCTCGACGTGCTGCAAGCCGCGGTGCTGGAACACGGTGCGGATCTGGGCATCGCGCACGACGGCGACGCCGACCGCTGCCTCGCTGTGGACGCCAGCGGGGCCGTGGTGGACGGCGACCAGATCCTGGCGATCCTCGCGGTGGCCATGCACGAGGCCGGCGAGCTCACCGAGAACACGCTGGTCGCGACCGTGATGAGCAACCTCGGCCTGCACTTGGCGATGCGCGAGCACGGCGTGGCGGTGCGCACCACCGCCGTCGGCGACCGGTACGTGCTGGAGGAACTGCGCGCCGGCGGTTTCGCGCTCGGCGGCGAGCAGTCTGGGCACGTCGTGCTGCCCGGCCACGCCACCACCGGTGATGGCCTGCTCACCGCGCTGCGGCTGATGGGGCGGATGTCGGCCACCGGCACGCCGCTGTCATCGCTGGCCAAGGTCATGCGACGACTGCCGCAGGTGCTGGTCAACGTGCGGGTGGCGGACAAGGCCGCCGTGGTCGCGGCGCCGGAGGTGACTTCGGCGGTGGCTGCGGCCGAGGCGGAGCTCGGTGACACCGGCCGTATCCTGCTGCGCCAGTCCGGCACCGAGCAGCTGGTGCGGGTGATGGTCGAGGCACCGAGCGAGGAGAGCGCGCAGGCTGTCGCGGAGCAACTGGCTGAGATCGTTGCCGCAATCCGGTGA
- a CDS encoding type VII secretion target, which yields MSGAETSGSDIEKAANAFSDGAGSIKEQAKKATETKVTAEKAGKKFHEAGKAYKDALDKLGKNIESFAEHGTKLSESFSSSAKEYRARDEAGANEVGKVEA from the coding sequence ATGAGCGGGGCGGAGACCTCGGGCAGTGACATCGAGAAGGCGGCAAACGCGTTCTCCGACGGCGCCGGGTCGATCAAGGAACAGGCCAAGAAGGCCACCGAGACCAAGGTGACCGCGGAGAAGGCCGGAAAGAAGTTCCACGAGGCCGGTAAGGCCTACAAAGACGCGCTGGACAAGCTGGGGAAGAACATCGAATCGTTCGCCGAGCACGGCACGAAGTTGTCCGAAAGCTTCTCGTCATCCGCCAAGGAGTACCGGGCCCGGGACGAGGCCGGTGCCAACGAGGTCGGGAAGGTTGAGGCCTGA